CTCAAACTTGGTGTCGGCCAGGATGATACCGCGCTCCTCGGCGATGCGAGCAGCCTGCGAGTAAATCTGCAGTGTCGCGTCGCGCAGTTGGCTTGCTCGAGCCTCACCAAGCTTGTCGACGACGACCTCATACGACACGTTTTCATCATGGTCGCCCTGCTCCGCCTTCGTCGCCGGGGTGAAGATCGGCTCAGGCAGCTTCGATGCCTCAGTGAGCCCTTCCGGCAGCTTGATGCCACAGACTGTGCCGGATTCCTTGTATTCCTTCAGCCCCGATCCAGTGAGGTAGCCACGCGCAACGCACTCGAAAGGCAGCATCTTCAACCGCTTGACGACGAGCGCACGTCCAAGAACTTCCTCTGGAATTCGTTCGTCATCGATGTCGCCGGCCAAGTGGTTCGGGAAATCGATCTGGTTGAAGAAGAACACACTCGTGGCGGTGAGCACGCGCCCCTTGTCGGGGATCTCAGGCTCGAGGGAGATGTCGTAAGCAGAAATACGGTCTGTTGCCACCATGAGCAGGGTTTCGTCGTCGATCTCGTAGATCTCACGTACTTTACCTGCAGAAAGGTGGGTGTAGTCTGACAGCTCTGGTCGCATGAAATCACAGTGTAGACCCAGCACCACGGGTTGGGTAATTCAATCCGCAAGATTGAAACTTTCGATGGAGATTCCAGCCTGGCGGGAACACTTCGGCCCCATCCATCATTCAAAA
The Corynebacterium breve genome window above contains:
- a CDS encoding phosphoribosylaminoimidazolesuccinocarboxamide synthase is translated as MRPELSDYTHLSAGKVREIYEIDDETLLMVATDRISAYDISLEPEIPDKGRVLTATSVFFFNQIDFPNHLAGDIDDERIPEEVLGRALVVKRLKMLPFECVARGYLTGSGLKEYKESGTVCGIKLPEGLTEASKLPEPIFTPATKAEQGDHDENVSYEVVVDKLGEARASQLRDATLQIYSQAARIAEERGIILADTKFEFGLDTDGTLVLADEVLTPDSSRYWPADSYEEGKVQPSFDKQYVRNWLTSPKSGWEPGGTVAPPELPGSVVEATRERYVEAYERLSGEKFCEWLGTCV